A window of the Lactuca sativa cultivar Salinas chromosome 5, Lsat_Salinas_v11, whole genome shotgun sequence genome harbors these coding sequences:
- the LOC111904507 gene encoding protein trichome birefringence-like 41, protein MGFKFHQSSCFSLLLLVNILLVCVDGEVNKSSCDVFKGSWVIEQSYPLYNASFCPFVGKEFDCVKNGRPDQLYLKYRWQPHDCSLSRFDGKIFLEKMKGKTIMFVGDSLSKNHWLSLLCMLHSSVPSARYSVKLSMVDEMTTYTFMDYDVKVMYHHSLYLVDIVEEKIGRVLKLDSITSGKLWLDVDYLVFNTWHWWTRRGPTQPFDFIQDGNNITKDMDRVVAFGKAIDTWGRWVDNNIDPVKSKVFFQGISPTHYNGASWGEPKAQACLGQKEPVPGEKYPGALPMALEVLETELKTIKKPVTLLDITNLSLLRKDGHPSKYGLPHKTGMDCSHWCLAGVPDTWNVLLYNFMF, encoded by the exons ATGGGTTTTAAGTTTCATCAAAGTTCTtgtttttctcttcttcttctcgtTAATATTCTTCTTGTATGTGTtgatggagaagttaacaagagTAGTTGTGATGTATTTAAAGGGAGTTGGGTCATCGAACAATCATATCCGCTCTACAATGCATCTTTCTGCCCTTTTGTTGGTAAAGAGTTCGACTGTGTAAAAAATGGACGCCCTGATCAACTTTATCTGAAGTATCGATGGCAACCCCATGATTGCTCCTTATCAAG ATTTGATGGTAAAATCTTTTTGGAGAAAATGAAGGGAAAAACGATAATGTTTGTGGGAGACTCGTTGAGCAAAAACCATTGGTTGTCCTTATTATGTATGCTTCATTCATCAGTACCTTCTGCACGTTATTCCGTAAAGTTATCCATGGTCGATGAGATGACCACTTACACCTTTATG GATTATGATGTGAAAGTGATGTATCATCATAGCTTATACTTGGTAGATATCGTTGAAGAAAAAATTGGAAGAGTGTTGAAATTGGATTCAATTACAAGTGGCAAGCTCTGGTTGGATGTGGATTATCTTGTCTTCAACACATGGCATTGGTGGACCCGTAGAGGTCCCACCCAACC ATTTGATTTTATACAAGACGGGAATAACATAACTAAAGATATGGATCGTGTTGTTGCTTTTGGGAAGGCTATTGATACATGGGGTCGATGGGTCGATAACAACATTGATCCGGTTAAATCGAAGGTTTTCTTTCAAGGGATTTCACCTACTCATTACAA TGGGGCAAGCTGGGGAGAACCAAAAGCTCAAGCCTGTTTGGGACAAAAAGAACCGGTTCCTGGCGAAAAGTACCCTGGAGCACTTCCAATGGCATTGGAGGTTCTTGAAACGGAGCTTAAAACAATCAAGAAACCGGTGACATTGTTGGACATAACAAATCTATCGTTGCTGCGAAAAGATGGGCACCCGTCAAAATATGGGCTTCCCCACAAAACCGGGATGGACTGCAGCCATTGGTGTCTCGCTGGAGTTCCTGATACTTGGAATGTTTTGCTCTACAACTTTATGTTCTAG
- the LOC111904509 gene encoding protein trichome birefringence-like 42 codes for MSVWSVCFLLVYVLSFQGIVNGDEKKCDFFKGRWVWDDSESNQMYTGLECPFINNGLNCQKNGRPDNTYLNYRWQPHSCSLPRFNGEEFLVRNKGKKIMFVGDSLSSNQWQSLVCMLYNHARLIIPSIIHGGSISTVSFPEYGVSVMYLKNGFLVDIVVEEKGRVLKLDSISRGAKWEEADILIFNSYHWWIHGGQLKTWDYYRVGDMLYKDMALMDAYRIALTTWAKWVDSNINPKKTQVFFQGISAVHYEGKDWGAPNIKNCEGQTGPIQGFRYPGNRYPGEQVVKDVLQKMKNPAYLLDITLLTQLRKDGHPAKYADGPMDCSHWCLAGVPDTWNQILYTVLLKD; via the exons ATGAGTGTGTGGAGTGTGTGTTTTCTTCTTGTTTATGTATTGAGCTTCCAAGGTATTGTTAATGGTGATGAAAAAAAGTGTGATTTCTTTAAAGGCAGATGGGTATGGGACGATTCAGAATCAAACCAAATGTATACGGGTTTAGAATGCCCGTTTATAAACAACGGTTTGAATTGCCAGAAAAATGGTAGACCCGATAACACATACCTCAACTACCGATGGCAGCCTCACTCTTGTTCCCTTCCAAG ATTCAATGGGGAGGAGTTTCTAGTGAGAAACAAAGGAAAGAAGATAATGTTTGTGGGGGACTCTTTAAGTTCAAATCAATGGCAATCACTAGTATGCATGCTTTACAACCATGCACGACTCATCATCCCTAGCATCATTCATGGAGGATCAATCTCAACTGTTTCTTTTCCT GAGTATGGAGTTTCGGTTATGTATTTGAAAAACGGGTTTCTTGTAGACATAGTGGTGGAGGAAAAGGGGCGTGTCTTGAAGCTGGATTCGATTAGCAGAGGGGCAAAATGGGAAGAAGctgatattttgatttttaatagtTATCATTGGTGGATTCATGGTGGACAGCTTAAAAC ATGGGACTATTATCGGGTTGGTGACATGTTATATAAAGACATGGCTTTAATGGATGCATATAGGATTGCGTTGACAACATGGGCTAAATGGGTTGACTCCAACATTAACCCTAAAAAGACGCAAGTTTTTTTCCAAGGGATTTCTGCTGTTCATTACGA AGGGAAGGATTGGGGGGCACCAAATATCAAGAATTGTGAGGGGCAAACTGGTCCTATACAAGGATTTAGGTATCCAGGGAATAGGTATCCAGGAGAACAAGTGGTGAAAGATGTATTGCAAAAAATGAAGAATCCAGCTTATTTACTGGATATAACATTACTTACACAGTTGAGAAAAGATGGGCACCCAGCCAAGTATGCTGATGGACCTATGGATTGCAGCCATTGGTGTCTTGCTGGCGTTCCTGATACATGGAATCAAATCTTGTACACGGTTTTGCTTAAAGATTAG